In Persicimonas caeni, a single window of DNA contains:
- a CDS encoding vWA domain-containing protein: protein MTKRQDVGSSWISKIRRGGTALAAIGLLGSLGVAASGCDTVALISFSERSFTNIHSSGFTAPPGSCGGVQSGDGEMRLRFVVTDDENRPIRLGEAVDNQSVELDSDSVVLSNGALMQVDELQAPCADSTCDASNGFTCGTAPGLESSSTDDITQCVKVDQGLTVKSESSAVQFVADNDEHQVFGVLLENAGSLDGAPPPGSRGYWDKNGNGVTGDSEDLGTASFAIRETATDADYERTGAVSGVYTAWQEAYKLAFGERRKTYFGLWGFDESTTASPTSYIEQARGGGSEWSNDKGEIESAVYLEYSDASPAREQRANVYESINSVINNQYSTDKMNELGLDRADSVDKQLVVFVDGYDEMRENDGVDIEQVIQTAKENNVRLFVVHLDPKLEDPELLREDPMYPEGQDPCSDNSECKNYEECRQPRGYTDNPGETPTSPGTYAMDQTYCIPKRDEFGRTGPIHDYSRIACETGGGYIYVSSTKSLRSRMEWTPYALDGLWEARVTSGEIFRGKVPFGEALRVHSDMTVTVSGDSRTYSFSQIGSLETGGDSNADDFDTRGVVFATE from the coding sequence ATGACGAAACGGCAGGACGTAGGGTCGAGTTGGATCAGCAAGATCCGTCGTGGCGGCACCGCCTTGGCGGCCATCGGTCTTTTGGGATCGCTGGGAGTTGCAGCATCCGGCTGTGACACCGTGGCCCTGATCAGCTTCTCGGAGCGCAGCTTCACCAATATTCACTCGTCGGGCTTCACCGCCCCTCCGGGCTCCTGCGGGGGCGTGCAGAGCGGTGACGGCGAGATGCGGCTGCGCTTTGTGGTCACCGACGACGAGAACCGACCGATTCGCCTGGGCGAGGCGGTCGACAACCAGTCGGTCGAGCTGGACAGCGACTCGGTGGTGCTGAGCAACGGGGCGCTGATGCAGGTCGACGAGCTGCAAGCCCCGTGTGCCGACAGCACCTGCGACGCGAGCAACGGCTTTACCTGCGGGACCGCGCCCGGGCTGGAGTCCTCTAGCACCGACGACATCACGCAGTGCGTCAAAGTCGATCAGGGGCTGACCGTGAAGAGCGAGTCCAGCGCCGTGCAATTTGTCGCCGATAACGACGAGCACCAGGTTTTCGGTGTGCTTCTGGAAAATGCGGGCAGCCTCGACGGCGCCCCGCCTCCCGGCAGCCGCGGCTACTGGGATAAGAACGGCAACGGCGTGACTGGCGACTCCGAAGATCTCGGGACGGCCAGCTTCGCCATTCGCGAAACGGCTACCGACGCTGACTACGAGCGTACAGGCGCGGTCTCCGGCGTCTACACCGCTTGGCAAGAGGCCTACAAGCTGGCCTTTGGCGAGCGCCGCAAGACCTATTTCGGCCTGTGGGGCTTTGACGAGTCGACCACCGCGAGCCCGACCTCCTACATCGAGCAGGCCCGCGGTGGAGGCAGCGAGTGGAGCAACGACAAAGGTGAGATCGAGTCGGCCGTTTACCTCGAGTATTCGGACGCGTCGCCTGCACGTGAGCAGCGCGCCAACGTCTACGAGTCGATCAACTCGGTCATCAACAACCAGTACTCCACCGACAAGATGAACGAACTCGGGTTGGACCGCGCCGATTCGGTCGACAAGCAACTCGTAGTCTTCGTCGACGGTTACGACGAGATGCGCGAGAACGACGGCGTCGACATCGAACAGGTGATCCAGACTGCCAAAGAGAATAACGTTCGTCTCTTCGTCGTCCACCTCGACCCCAAGCTCGAGGATCCGGAGTTGCTTCGCGAAGACCCGATGTATCCCGAAGGTCAAGACCCCTGCTCGGACAACTCCGAGTGCAAGAACTACGAGGAGTGCCGCCAGCCGCGAGGCTACACGGATAACCCGGGTGAGACTCCCACCTCGCCGGGCACCTACGCGATGGATCAGACCTACTGCATCCCCAAGCGTGACGAATTTGGCCGCACCGGCCCCATCCACGACTACTCGCGAATCGCGTGCGAGACGGGCGGCGGCTATATCTACGTCAGCTCGACCAAGTCGCTGCGAAGCCGCATGGAGTGGACCCCCTACGCCCTCGACGGGTTGTGGGAGGCGCGCGTGACCTCGGGTGAGATTTTCCGCGGTAAAGTTCCCTTCGGTGAAGCGCTTCGCGTGCACTCCGACATGACCGTGACGGTCTCGGGTGACAGCCGTACTTACTCGTTCAGCCAGATCGGCAGCTTGGAGACCGGCGGCGACTCGAACGCCGACGATTTCGATACCCGAGGCGTCGTGTTCGCGACTGAGTAA
- a CDS encoding outer membrane beta-barrel domain-containing protein, producing MKFHTQSSRLIGLLVFAALLVTLSPASAQEEGASEGDSSEAAATETSQEEALDPNDPDYWAKTRDIFTVQKRPFQKQGRFAATVYTGIIPNNIFEQYFPAGVRLNYYVLENIGLELSGSYAFKVDTGLQDTIEEKDGVGAQQVLIGDTQVFHSNFGVVWSPFYGKTAFYNTVLNYFDLYLMGGAGLVITETQTDFNAETSADYKPEGVLGAGLAFYFGENASVRADFRQFVFQKTNGGGVANPSEVSLGFGWFF from the coding sequence GTGAAGTTTCACACCCAGTCATCCAGACTCATCGGCCTGCTCGTTTTCGCGGCCCTTCTTGTCACCCTGTCGCCGGCTTCGGCGCAGGAAGAAGGGGCCAGCGAGGGCGATAGCAGCGAGGCCGCGGCGACCGAGACCTCCCAAGAGGAGGCGCTCGATCCGAACGACCCCGACTACTGGGCCAAGACGCGCGACATCTTTACGGTGCAGAAGCGTCCGTTCCAGAAGCAGGGCCGTTTCGCGGCGACCGTCTACACGGGCATCATCCCGAACAATATCTTCGAGCAGTATTTTCCGGCCGGTGTGCGCCTGAACTACTACGTGCTCGAGAATATCGGCCTGGAGTTGTCCGGCTCGTACGCCTTCAAGGTCGACACCGGCCTGCAGGACACCATCGAGGAGAAGGACGGCGTCGGCGCTCAGCAGGTGCTGATCGGCGACACCCAGGTCTTCCACAGCAACTTCGGCGTGGTCTGGAGCCCGTTTTACGGCAAGACCGCCTTTTACAACACGGTGCTCAACTACTTCGACCTGTACCTGATGGGCGGGGCGGGGCTGGTGATCACCGAGACGCAGACCGACTTCAACGCCGAGACCTCGGCTGACTACAAGCCCGAGGGCGTCCTCGGCGCCGGCCTGGCGTTCTACTTTGGCGAGAACGCTTCGGTTCGCGCCGACTTCCGCCAGTTCGTCTTCCAGAAGACCAACGGCGGCGGCGTCGCCAACCCCTCCGAGGTCAGCCTCGGGTTCGGTTGGTTCTTTTAA
- a CDS encoding outer membrane beta-barrel domain-containing protein, whose protein sequence is MISLNSKRRSAKASGRLRALLVALVVALVTLAGATASAEDNKGEDKSLDEKLDTYWSVDRELPAVQERTFTREGRIGLGLYAGLLSSEPFYYYYPVGLRGSYFFNNFLGIEVEGSFMDAPGVLTHDTELTDFLEIAREDSFDKAIDTEDRFLWRANVLLTWHPLYGKLAFLQRKLTHFDFNLALGAGLVGVDRPDDLRQDHSSSVAPELVFGGGIQFFATHDIVLRLEGRGYVYQGAKTPSNEDSFVKQLQVPTEFLLGASYMF, encoded by the coding sequence ATGATTTCGCTCAATTCCAAACGTCGGTCGGCAAAGGCTTCCGGACGCCTGCGCGCACTGCTCGTCGCGCTGGTCGTGGCCCTCGTGACTCTGGCAGGCGCCACTGCGTCCGCCGAGGACAACAAGGGCGAGGACAAGTCGCTCGACGAGAAGCTCGACACCTACTGGTCGGTCGATCGCGAACTGCCGGCGGTCCAAGAGCGCACTTTCACGCGTGAAGGACGCATTGGCCTCGGATTGTATGCCGGACTGCTCTCCAGCGAGCCGTTCTACTACTACTATCCGGTGGGCCTGCGCGGCTCGTATTTCTTCAATAACTTCCTGGGAATCGAGGTCGAGGGCTCGTTCATGGACGCCCCGGGCGTCCTGACCCACGACACCGAGTTGACCGACTTTCTCGAGATCGCTCGAGAGGACTCGTTCGACAAGGCGATCGACACCGAGGATCGGTTTTTGTGGCGAGCCAACGTGCTGCTGACCTGGCACCCGCTATACGGCAAGCTGGCGTTTTTGCAGCGCAAGCTGACGCATTTCGATTTCAACCTCGCCCTCGGTGCCGGGCTGGTCGGCGTCGACCGTCCGGACGATCTTCGCCAGGACCACAGTTCGTCGGTGGCTCCGGAGCTCGTCTTCGGCGGCGGCATCCAGTTCTTCGCCACCCACGACATCGTGCTGCGCCTCGAAGGTCGCGGCTATGTCTACCAGGGAGCCAAGACGCCCTCGAACGAAGATAGCTTCGTCAAGCAGCTGCAGGTCCCCACCGAGTTTCTGCTCGGTGCGTCGTACATGTTCTGA
- a CDS encoding tetratricopeptide repeat protein, producing MRSQIQKAETGRAVRRRFRLLKRVLMCLLVAAMWTAPVSSAHALDKNQIIQMSKLGMETNAIKGAIDGAGSELKLSPEEVGELRAAGVDEEVIKYLEATGHVEGGDEADGGEEAPAPADDEASGPAPAPAPGEEEESKEYTEEELEKLAEEKAKEINEEKKAEEARQRKIQAEARKLPQAKRAVESGDNMSAAKTYLKFLSLNPDPEGDDFYAAKFGLAKALYQEGILSGAANPLLDVIMAGAQRPHFKEAFYMLEELTKRIGFQPPLLEEMTKFYVGDMNAKFKNDFHYYLGKFFFDYGRGDLAIEYLDKVEKGAADYPEALYLKGVAQLEQQKQGEALKNFERAIVAGEQEPGGNEEILQLGYMALARVFYEVGYYDVALYYYQKIPSKSARNASATFETAWTYFMKNDYKRALGTFHTLHSPYYSEWYFPDLYILESAVYLNLCQFDKSKEALAKFQQTYLDKRPVLEKFLQETTEPKAYWTALTGIYQKDKPKAARNLPPMFANAVLDELEFYNVYGVIQTLKKERDALKQNVSALGEFGQQVLGSVESQLDTKIEEGGILVQQKLSEVNKELQDWDLKATQISFDIGSEEEAQLERRLRNQSVEEEGVEQGTTLLIVADDFTPWPFEGEYWADEVTNYRSRLRSSCSAE from the coding sequence ATGCGATCGCAGATTCAGAAAGCTGAGACCGGACGGGCCGTTCGTCGGCGGTTTCGCCTTCTCAAGCGCGTGCTGATGTGCCTTCTGGTCGCGGCCATGTGGACCGCTCCGGTGAGCAGCGCGCACGCGCTCGACAAAAACCAGATCATCCAGATGAGCAAGCTCGGGATGGAGACCAATGCCATCAAGGGCGCCATCGATGGTGCTGGCAGCGAGCTCAAGCTCAGCCCCGAAGAGGTTGGCGAGCTGCGCGCGGCGGGTGTCGATGAAGAGGTCATCAAGTACCTCGAGGCGACCGGCCATGTCGAAGGCGGCGATGAAGCCGACGGCGGCGAAGAGGCTCCGGCCCCGGCCGACGACGAGGCCAGCGGACCGGCTCCGGCTCCTGCTCCCGGCGAGGAAGAGGAGTCCAAGGAGTACACCGAGGAGGAGCTCGAGAAGCTCGCCGAGGAAAAGGCCAAGGAGATCAACGAGGAGAAGAAGGCCGAAGAGGCGCGTCAGCGCAAGATTCAGGCCGAAGCTCGCAAGCTCCCACAGGCCAAGCGCGCGGTCGAAAGCGGCGACAACATGTCCGCCGCCAAGACCTACCTGAAGTTCCTGTCGCTCAACCCCGATCCGGAGGGCGACGACTTCTACGCAGCCAAGTTCGGCTTGGCCAAGGCGCTGTACCAGGAAGGCATCTTGTCGGGAGCGGCTAACCCGCTGCTCGACGTGATCATGGCCGGCGCCCAGCGCCCGCACTTCAAAGAAGCCTTCTACATGCTCGAGGAGCTCACCAAGCGCATCGGCTTCCAGCCGCCGCTTCTCGAGGAGATGACCAAGTTCTACGTCGGCGACATGAACGCCAAGTTCAAGAACGACTTCCACTACTATCTCGGGAAGTTCTTCTTCGACTACGGCCGTGGCGACCTGGCGATCGAATATCTGGACAAAGTCGAAAAGGGTGCCGCCGATTATCCCGAGGCGCTGTACCTGAAAGGCGTCGCGCAGCTCGAGCAGCAGAAGCAGGGTGAAGCCCTCAAGAACTTCGAGCGCGCCATCGTCGCCGGTGAGCAGGAGCCGGGCGGTAACGAGGAGATCTTGCAGCTGGGCTACATGGCTCTGGCTCGTGTCTTCTACGAGGTCGGCTACTACGACGTCGCGCTGTACTACTATCAGAAGATTCCGTCCAAATCGGCTCGCAACGCCTCGGCGACCTTCGAGACCGCTTGGACGTACTTCATGAAGAACGACTACAAGCGTGCCCTGGGTACCTTCCACACGCTGCACAGTCCGTACTACTCGGAGTGGTACTTCCCCGACCTCTACATCCTGGAGTCGGCGGTCTACCTGAACCTGTGCCAATTCGACAAAAGTAAAGAGGCGCTGGCTAAGTTCCAGCAGACCTACCTCGACAAGCGCCCGGTGCTCGAGAAGTTCCTGCAGGAGACGACCGAGCCGAAGGCCTACTGGACCGCGCTCACGGGTATCTACCAGAAAGACAAGCCCAAGGCCGCGCGCAACCTGCCGCCGATGTTCGCCAACGCGGTGCTCGACGAACTCGAGTTTTACAACGTCTACGGTGTCATCCAGACGCTCAAAAAGGAGCGCGACGCGCTCAAGCAGAACGTCTCGGCACTCGGCGAGTTCGGCCAGCAGGTGCTCGGCAGCGTGGAGAGTCAACTCGACACCAAGATTGAAGAGGGCGGCATCCTCGTCCAGCAGAAGCTCAGCGAGGTCAACAAAGAGCTGCAGGACTGGGACCTCAAAGCGACCCAGATTTCGTTCGACATTGGCAGCGAAGAGGAAGCCCAACTCGAGCGTCGTCTTCGCAACCAGAGCGTCGAGGAAGAAGGCGTCGAGCAGGGCACCACGTTGCTCATCGTCGCCGACGACTTCACCCCGTGGCCTTTCGAAGGTGAGTACTGGGCTGACGAGGTCACCAACTACCGCAGCCGACTGCGTTCGAGCTGCAGCGCGGAGTAA
- a CDS encoding tetratricopeptide repeat protein: MNYRKTIKRTICLACVAAVTGLAGPAFTQDVSKGPRKEAVSKDTKEEASKRAEELSKRLDQDRTKKDGGPKGPGKSLEEFQDEQQQMTPEQIDALKRKIEAKNRKLISQLDKLIQNDPYNEQKPSWMFQKAERMWKLRNMEYLRARAQYNQCLAASDQGTAGDCEEPQPEYGEAQEIYKEILTQYPDYARLDEVIFRLGSGLIEADKGAQAVSYLQRLVKNYPNSKYQPDANLALAEFFFKKEMLGAARDKYQAVLKHKNNDNYDFALYKLGWVFYNQGEYQKSVDTFKSVVERTNEKLGFQNQAINDLVVAYAEIPDGWKKVREYFLKKRDLEFTYKKLGQMAGLYEGQGKDDQAIAIYEYFIKERPNHKNIPEWMESIIVAKKKINDFEDLEKTMTTYVSYLDPDGTWAKKNKENKGALHNAGMLSQASLAFLANTYHRKAQKHDTTEDYQAAVKYYTEFIERFPTAPYSFDMNFFVADIYLLELKNYEKAGEYYQKVVNLYKDDKTPKDAKKEDVEAIVKDSAYGVVNAYNELVKKHHEDSILVEMAKYQEEHGDREFKKDTVDSTTESKPNPKVDLLKYEKGFVEASDQYSEMYPDDEITPTIDYVAAEVYKARGHYDKCVPRYENIIENAPKHRYASYAGGSLLVANYVLKNWDEVEKWARYMMEKKIFHVTPKEDLKQAIALAINERAKELKEAKNFDKATAELLRLAEEFPKSDLAPGALFNAGAIYEAGEQTNKAVEVYERVVKDYPKSLQAPEALFVMGAIYKTRADFTTAADYFARMGSTAKYKNAEGDEVEYRDHPKAASAVYNAAFLRENMEQWDKAIETYDKYVKLYSDREEEKEQVKKVKRVLPYLEMEKEDWKAALDRFKDYAKLDSVEKKEHVMLNSEMGVLVEKIEGRRWEKESNDYFDKALETWKSLEEKEQKQMRYYAAQARFRQAERIYNEFKEVKLQFPMNKLVKGMQKKGQLEQDAEKIYKEVIEMGSKKWLAAGAYRIGQMYRDFADQLENLPIPEGLTERQRMDYEFTLQDRIMPLKDKALGAFQYAVKLALEAQAYNEWSKKSAEQIASMEPDTYPIQEQQNVETEHGRINFFVPKPLTDLEAIAERVKERKAAQPEPQPAPGETGPDGAPAKDAPEGEADAPQAKK, encoded by the coding sequence ATGAATTATAGAAAAACCATCAAGCGTACGATCTGCCTCGCATGTGTGGCGGCTGTTACCGGCCTCGCCGGCCCGGCCTTCACCCAGGACGTCTCCAAAGGCCCGCGCAAAGAAGCGGTCTCGAAAGACACCAAGGAAGAGGCGTCCAAGCGTGCGGAGGAACTCTCCAAGCGTCTCGACCAGGACCGCACGAAGAAGGACGGCGGACCCAAGGGGCCTGGTAAAAGCCTCGAGGAGTTCCAGGACGAGCAGCAACAGATGACGCCCGAGCAGATCGATGCGCTCAAGCGCAAGATCGAGGCGAAGAACCGCAAGCTCATCAGCCAGCTCGACAAGCTCATCCAAAATGATCCGTACAACGAGCAAAAGCCTTCCTGGATGTTCCAGAAGGCCGAGCGGATGTGGAAGCTGCGCAACATGGAGTACCTGCGCGCTCGCGCTCAGTACAACCAGTGCTTGGCCGCCTCCGATCAGGGCACGGCCGGCGACTGTGAAGAGCCGCAGCCCGAGTATGGCGAGGCTCAAGAGATCTACAAAGAGATCTTGACCCAGTATCCCGACTACGCTCGCCTCGACGAGGTCATCTTCCGTCTCGGAAGTGGCTTGATCGAAGCCGACAAGGGCGCCCAGGCGGTCAGCTACTTGCAGCGTTTGGTCAAGAACTACCCGAACTCGAAGTACCAGCCGGACGCGAACCTCGCGCTGGCCGAGTTCTTCTTCAAAAAGGAGATGCTCGGAGCCGCGCGCGACAAGTACCAGGCGGTGCTCAAGCACAAGAACAACGACAACTACGACTTCGCGCTCTACAAGCTCGGCTGGGTCTTCTACAACCAGGGCGAGTACCAGAAGAGTGTCGACACCTTCAAAAGCGTCGTCGAGCGCACCAACGAGAAGCTCGGTTTCCAAAACCAGGCGATCAACGACCTGGTCGTGGCCTACGCCGAGATCCCGGACGGCTGGAAAAAAGTCCGCGAGTACTTCCTGAAGAAGCGTGACCTGGAGTTCACCTACAAGAAGCTCGGCCAGATGGCCGGCCTCTATGAGGGGCAGGGTAAGGACGATCAAGCGATCGCCATCTACGAGTACTTCATTAAAGAGCGACCCAACCACAAGAATATCCCCGAGTGGATGGAGTCGATCATCGTCGCCAAGAAGAAGATCAACGACTTCGAGGATCTCGAAAAGACGATGACCACCTATGTCTCCTACCTCGACCCGGATGGAACCTGGGCGAAGAAGAACAAGGAGAACAAAGGTGCGCTTCACAACGCCGGGATGCTCTCCCAGGCGTCGCTGGCCTTCCTTGCGAACACCTATCACCGCAAGGCCCAGAAGCACGACACCACCGAGGACTACCAGGCAGCGGTCAAGTACTACACCGAGTTCATCGAGCGGTTCCCGACGGCGCCGTACTCGTTCGACATGAACTTCTTCGTCGCCGACATCTACCTTCTCGAGCTCAAGAACTACGAGAAGGCCGGCGAGTACTACCAGAAGGTCGTCAACCTCTATAAGGACGACAAGACGCCCAAAGACGCCAAGAAAGAGGACGTCGAGGCGATCGTCAAAGACTCGGCCTACGGTGTGGTCAACGCCTACAACGAGCTGGTCAAAAAGCACCACGAGGACAGCATCCTCGTCGAGATGGCCAAGTACCAGGAAGAGCACGGCGACCGAGAGTTCAAAAAGGACACGGTCGACTCGACCACCGAGTCGAAGCCGAATCCGAAGGTCGACCTGCTCAAGTACGAGAAAGGCTTCGTGGAAGCCTCCGACCAGTACTCGGAGATGTACCCCGACGACGAGATTACCCCGACGATCGACTACGTCGCCGCCGAGGTCTACAAGGCGCGCGGCCACTACGACAAGTGTGTGCCGCGTTACGAGAACATCATCGAGAACGCTCCCAAGCACCGCTACGCCAGCTACGCCGGCGGAAGTCTCTTGGTGGCCAACTACGTGCTCAAGAACTGGGACGAGGTCGAGAAGTGGGCGCGCTACATGATGGAAAAGAAGATTTTCCACGTGACGCCCAAGGAAGACCTCAAGCAGGCAATCGCCCTGGCGATCAACGAGCGCGCCAAAGAGCTCAAGGAAGCAAAGAACTTCGACAAAGCGACCGCCGAGCTGCTGCGACTGGCTGAGGAGTTCCCCAAGTCGGACCTGGCGCCGGGCGCCCTGTTCAACGCCGGCGCCATCTACGAGGCCGGCGAGCAGACCAACAAGGCTGTGGAGGTCTACGAGCGCGTCGTCAAAGATTACCCCAAGAGCCTGCAGGCTCCCGAGGCGCTGTTCGTCATGGGCGCGATCTACAAGACGCGCGCCGACTTCACCACCGCCGCCGATTACTTCGCCCGCATGGGCTCGACGGCCAAGTACAAGAACGCCGAGGGTGACGAGGTCGAGTACCGCGACCACCCCAAGGCTGCCAGCGCCGTCTACAACGCTGCGTTCCTGCGCGAGAACATGGAGCAGTGGGACAAGGCGATCGAGACCTACGACAAGTACGTGAAGCTCTACTCGGACCGCGAGGAAGAGAAAGAGCAGGTCAAGAAGGTCAAGCGCGTGCTTCCGTACCTCGAGATGGAAAAAGAGGACTGGAAAGCCGCTCTCGACCGCTTCAAAGACTACGCCAAGCTCGACAGCGTCGAGAAGAAAGAACACGTCATGCTCAACAGCGAGATGGGCGTCTTGGTCGAGAAGATCGAAGGCCGTCGCTGGGAGAAAGAGTCCAACGACTACTTCGACAAGGCGCTCGAGACGTGGAAGTCGCTCGAGGAGAAGGAGCAGAAGCAGATGCGCTACTACGCCGCGCAGGCTCGCTTCCGCCAGGCCGAGCGTATCTACAATGAGTTCAAAGAGGTCAAACTGCAGTTCCCGATGAACAAACTGGTCAAGGGAATGCAGAAGAAAGGTCAGCTCGAGCAGGATGCCGAGAAGATCTACAAAGAGGTCATCGAGATGGGCAGCAAGAAGTGGCTGGCTGCCGGTGCGTATCGCATCGGTCAGATGTACCGCGACTTCGCCGACCAGCTCGAGAACCTGCCGATTCCCGAAGGCCTGACCGAGCGTCAGCGCATGGACTACGAGTTCACCCTTCAGGACCGCATCATGCCCCTGAAGGACAAGGCGCTGGGCGCCTTCCAGTACGCCGTCAAGTTGGCCCTCGAGGCCCAGGCGTACAACGAGTGGTCCAAAAAGTCGGCCGAGCAGATCGCCAGCATGGAGCCGGACACCTATCCGATCCAGGAGCAGCAAAACGTCGAGACCGAGCACGGACGCATCAACTTCTTCGTGCCCAAGCCGCTGACCGACCTCGAGGCGATCGCCGAGCGCGTCAAAGAGCGCAAGGCGGCCCAGCCCGAGCCGCAGCCGGCTCCGGGCGAGACCGGCCCGGACGGCGCTCCCGCAAAGGACGCGCCCGAAGGTGAAGCCGACGCTCCGCAGGCAAAGAAGTAA
- a CDS encoding tetratricopeptide repeat protein has product MKMLLQSKSRLLPKLLVLVFAATQMWACSTSKPKEDKKVEEVQKAQAEVLAEEMGMDVETVKTFQKALAELQKTKPDVAKAEELLVSVLEAEPDFAEAHYNLGVLYSNALRYDEATEHLEKAREIEPEELDHTVALAQAYAVTEKYDKAQTLFEEVVARQPKNLTAKNNLAVLALKAGDDKKAMEYVRDVLREDYENVGALSTLGLINKKRENISLAKFALKEAIKLSKDNPDPDLHNNLGLVYMMEDDVPNAVEQFEKANKAGPNYLESRLNLGAILIEYLAYERASTQFAEAVRIAPQHCVARLGKAAADYGFGSTGNADANKASAENFEYYLDNCKADDLSSHERLAKLYETKLGDPAKAAKHYRKLATLTEDEEKKNFYKAMANTMESQANPQQQKAPEQQAEDETEPAEGEGDEAGTEEGEDVGAEDVDGETTADAEAVESE; this is encoded by the coding sequence ATGAAGATGTTGCTACAATCCAAGAGTCGCCTTCTCCCGAAACTTCTGGTGCTCGTCTTTGCCGCGACCCAGATGTGGGCCTGCTCGACGAGCAAGCCCAAAGAGGACAAGAAGGTCGAGGAAGTCCAAAAGGCTCAGGCCGAAGTGCTCGCTGAAGAGATGGGCATGGACGTCGAGACGGTCAAGACCTTCCAGAAGGCCCTGGCTGAACTCCAGAAGACCAAGCCCGACGTCGCCAAGGCGGAAGAGCTTTTGGTCAGCGTGCTCGAAGCCGAGCCGGACTTCGCCGAAGCCCACTACAACCTGGGCGTGCTGTACTCGAACGCGCTTCGTTACGACGAGGCGACCGAGCATCTCGAGAAAGCCCGCGAGATCGAGCCCGAAGAGCTCGACCACACGGTCGCTCTGGCGCAGGCTTATGCCGTCACCGAGAAGTACGACAAGGCCCAGACGCTCTTTGAAGAGGTCGTGGCTCGCCAGCCCAAGAACCTGACCGCCAAGAACAACCTGGCGGTCCTGGCGCTCAAAGCCGGCGACGACAAGAAGGCTATGGAGTACGTGCGTGACGTGCTTCGCGAAGACTACGAGAACGTCGGCGCGCTGAGCACGCTGGGCCTGATCAACAAAAAGCGAGAGAATATCTCGCTGGCCAAGTTCGCGCTCAAAGAGGCGATCAAGCTGTCGAAGGACAACCCGGATCCCGATCTGCACAACAACCTGGGTCTGGTCTACATGATGGAAGACGACGTGCCCAACGCCGTCGAGCAGTTCGAGAAGGCCAACAAGGCCGGCCCGAACTACTTGGAGAGTCGGCTGAACCTGGGCGCCATCCTCATCGAGTATTTGGCCTACGAGCGCGCCTCTACGCAGTTTGCCGAGGCCGTGCGCATCGCGCCGCAGCACTGTGTGGCGCGCCTGGGTAAGGCGGCCGCAGACTACGGGTTCGGTTCGACGGGCAACGCCGATGCGAACAAAGCTTCGGCCGAGAACTTCGAATACTACCTCGACAATTGCAAAGCGGACGACCTGTCGAGCCACGAGCGTCTGGCGAAGCTCTATGAGACGAAGCTGGGCGATCCGGCCAAGGCCGCCAAGCATTACCGCAAGCTGGCGACGCTGACCGAGGACGAAGAGAAGAAGAACTTCTACAAGGCGATGGCGAACACCATGGAGAGCCAGGCCAATCCTCAGCAGCAAAAGGCGCCCGAGCAGCAGGCTGAAGACGAGACCGAGCCTGCAGAAGGCGAGGGCGACGAGGCCGGCACCGAAGAAGGTGAGGACGTGGGCGCCGAGGATGTCGATGGTGAAACCACCGCCGACGCCGAAGCCGTCGAGTCCGAATAG